Proteins encoded in a region of the Raphanus sativus cultivar WK10039 chromosome 8, ASM80110v3, whole genome shotgun sequence genome:
- the LOC108837446 gene encoding putative clathrin assembly protein At1g03050 isoform X2, with amino-acid sequence MGSSKLKRAIGAVKDQTSVGLAKVNGRSSSLSELDVAIVKATRHEEYPAEEKYIREILSLTSYSRSYINACVNTLSRRLNKTKCWTVALKTLILIQRLLAEGDKAYEQEIFFATRRGTRLLNMSDFRDVSRSNSWDYSAFVRTYALYLDERLDYRMQTRHGKRGVYCVGGDDVEDKKDDPEADLSTAIVVRSQPIAEMKTEQIFTRMNHLQQLLDRFLACRPTGSARNNRVVIVALYPIAKESFKIYYDVTEIMGILIERFMELDIPDSIKVYDIFCRVSKQFEELDQFYSWCKNIGIARSSEYPEIEKITQKKLELMDEFIKDKSSLEQTKQSNSAEEEDEARTEEEQEDMNAIKALPAPPQKEEEEEKREEEAKEEVVTEKKKEEEVGDLLDLVDIHGDVVAAEAGDSLALALFDGPYASGSGSASGPGWEAFDDDSADWETALVQSATNLSAQKTELGGGFDMLLLNGMYQHGTVNAAVQTSTAYGASGSASSMAFGSAGRPAATMLALPAPATANGSSNGPIPMDPFAASLVVAPPHYVQMNDMEKKQRMLMEEQMMWDQYSRGSRQGHTNLRPNQNQPSSYPYTPQY; translated from the exons ATGGGATCGAGTAAGCTTAAACGAGCGATAGGAGCCGTGAAGGACCAAACCAGCGTGGGTCTAGCCAAAGTCAACGGTCGAAGCTCTTCTCTATCAGAACTTGACGTAGCCATCGTCAAAGCAACTCGTCACGAAGAGTATCCCGCGGAAGAGAAATACATAAGAGAGATTCTTAGCCTAACTTCTTACTCACGCAGTTACATCAACGCATGCGTCAACACGCTCTCTAGACGCCTTAACAAAACCAAATGCTGGACCGTCGCTCTCAAAACCTTGATCTTGATCCAACGCCTCTTAGCAGAAGGAGACAAAGCCTACGAGCAAGAGATCTTCTTCGCTACTCGCCGCGGGACAAGACTTCTCAACATGTCTGACTTTAGAGATGTTTCTAGGTCAAACTCGTGGGATTACTCTGCTTTTGTAAGGACTTACGCATTGTACCTAGACGAAAGGCTCGACTACAGGATGCAAACGAGACATGGGAAACGTGGAGTTTACTGCGTTGGAGGAGATGACGTGGAAGACAAGAAAGACGACCCCGAGGCTGATCTCTCCACGGCTATAGTGGTTAGGTCACAACCCATCGCCGAGATGAAAACAGAGCAGATTTTCACCAGAATGAACCATTTGCAGCAACTCCTCGACCGTTTCTTGGCTTGTCGTCCAACAG GGAGCGCGAGGAACAACAGAGTAGTGATTGTGGCACTGTATCCGATAGCGAAGGAGAGTTTTAAGATATATTACGATGTAACTGAGATAATGGGGATATTGATCGAACGGTTCATGGAGTTAGACATACCTGATTCGATCAAGGTCTATGACATTTTCTGTCGGGTCTCAAAACAGTTTGAAGAGCTAGATCAGTTCTATTCTTGGTGTAAGAACATAGGGATCGCTAGGTCTTCAGAGTATCCAGAGATAGAGAAGATCACGCAGAAGAAGCTTGAACTCATGGATGAGTTTATAAAAGACAAGTCCTCTTTAGAACAGACCAAGCAATCAAACTCTGCTGAAGAGGAGGATGAAGCGAGAACAGAGGAGGAGCAAGAAGATATGAATGCGATCAAGGCCTTACCTGCACCTCCAcaaaaggaagaggaagaagagaagcgtGAGGAAGAAGCAAAGGAAGAAGTGGTaacagagaaaaagaaagaagaggaagTTGGTGATCTGCTGGATCTTGTGGATATACACGGCGATGTAGTGGCTGCAGAAGCTGGAGATAGCTTAGCATTGGCTTTATTCGACGGCCCTTACGCGAGCGGTTCAGGTTCAGCCTCGGGTCCTGGATGGGAAGCGTTTGACGATGATTCAGCGGATTGGGAGACAGCTTTGGTGCAATCAGCTACAAACTTATCCGCACAAAAGACTGAGCTCGGAGGAGGCTTTGATATGTTGCTGCTTAACGGAATGTATCAGCACGGTACAGTGAACGCCGCTGTGCAAACCTCAACGGCTTATGGAGCCAGTGGGAGCGCAAGCAGTATGGCATTTGGTTCTGCTGGAAGACCAGCAG CAACGATGCTGGCACTTCCGGCACCAGCAACGGCTAATGGAAGCAGCAATGGACCGATACCGATGGATCCATTTGCAGCGTCGTTGGTGGTTGCGCCACCACATTATGTGCAGATGAATGATatggagaagaaacagagaatgCTGATGGAAGAACAGATGATGTGGGACCAATACTCAAGAGGAAGTAGACAAGGGCACACGAATTTAAGGCCAAACCAAAACCAACCTTCTAGTTACCCTTACACACCTCAATACTGA
- the LOC108819231 gene encoding wee1-like protein kinase isoform X2 gives MEGTLERHSLLQLGQLSKLSFDNRPPPSNAADSSSELRNELGSVGADADYGEKEFILSQDFFCTPDYITPDNQNLMNGLEISEDYSPCPTSPVKLTTAKSKRCRQDSTWPSKYRLDEQENDDIGTDEIMADDTERTGYVSRTAVALRCRVMPPPCLKNPYLMNESDTATDPFGYQRSKCASFLPASMAGDGLSRYLTDFHEIQQIGAGNFSRVFKVLKRIDGCLYAVKYSTRKLYLGSERSKAMMEVQALAVLGFHENVVGYYNSWFENEQLYIQLELCDHSLSKKSSLRISEREILVIMHQIAKALQFVHERGIAHLDVKPENIYIKNGVCKLGDFGCATRLDKSLPVEEGDARYMPQEILNENYEHLDKVDIFSLGVTVYELIRGSPLTESRNKSLNIKEGKLPLLPGHSLQLQQLLKTMMDRDPSRRPSARELMEHPMFDRIRD, from the exons ATGGAGGGGACATTAGAGCGACACTCTCTGCTTCAATTGGGTCAATTGTCGAAGCTTTCGTTCGATAATCGTCCGCCGCCGTCGAATGCTGCGGATTCGTCGTCGGAGCTCCGAAATGAGTTGGGTTCCGTTGGTGCAGACGCTGATTACGGAGAGAAGGAATTCATTCTCAGCCAAGACTTCTTCTg CACACCTGACTATATAACACCGGACAATCAGAATTTGATGAATGGTTTAGAAATTAGCGAG GATTATTCTCCTTGTCCTACTTCGCCTGTCAAACTAACTACAGCTAAAAGCAAAAGATGTCGGCAGG ATTCTACCTGGCCTTCAAAATATAGACTAGATGAACAAGAGAATGATGATATTGGCACAGACGAGATCATGGCGGATGATACTGAGAGGACTGGATACGTTTCACGGACTGCAGTTGCTCTTCGGTGTCGGGTTATGCCACCTCCTTGCCTCAAGAACCCATATCTTATGAATGAGTCTGATACAGCTACTGACCCTTTCGGATATCAGAGGTCTAAATGTGCTA GTTTTCTCCCTGCAAGCATGGCTGGGGATGGCTTGTCAAGATATCTCACAGACTTTCATGAAATTCAG CAAATAGGAGCTGGGAATTTCAGTCGTGTATTTAAAGTTCTGAAGAGAATTGATGGTTGCTTGTATGCTGTGAAATACAGCACAAGGAAGCTGTATCTAGGTTCAGAGAG GAGTAAAGCTATGATGGAAGTTCAAGCTCTTGCTGTTCTAG GATTCCATGAAAATGTAGTAGGATACTACAATTCGTGGTTTGAAAACGAGCAGTTATACATTCAACTGGAACTCTGTGATCACAGCTTGTCCAAGAAATCTTCTCTTAGGatctcagagagagagattttgGTGATTATGCATCAG ATAGCCAAGGCGTTACAGTTTGTGCATGAGAGAGGAATAGCTCATTTAGATGTAAAACCCGAGAATATATACATCAAGAACGGTGTCTGCAAGCTCGGTGACTTCGGTTGTGCAACGAGGTTGGACAAAAGCTTGCCAGTAGAAGAAGGGGATGCACGTTACATGCCACAAGAAATACTAAACGAAAACTACGAGCACCTTGataaagtggatatcttctctTTGGGTGTCACGGTTTACGAGCTGATTAGAGGATCACCACTTACAGAATCAAGAAACAAGTCCCTCAATATCAAAGAAGGCAAACTTCCTCTTCTTCCCGGCCATTCGTTACAGTTACAGCAACTGCTTAAG ACAATGATGGATCGTGACCCGAGCCGTCGTCCTTCTGCCAGAGAGTTAATGGAGCATCCCATGTTCGATAGGATTCGAGATTGA
- the LOC108837446 gene encoding putative clathrin assembly protein At1g03050 isoform X1 — MGSSKLKRAIGAVKDQTSVGLAKVNGRSSSLSELDVAIVKATRHEEYPAEEKYIREILSLTSYSRSYINACVNTLSRRLNKTKCWTVALKTLILIQRLLAEGDKAYEQEIFFATRRGTRLLNMSDFRDVSRSNSWDYSAFVRTYALYLDERLDYRMQTRHGKRGVYCVGGDDVEDKKDDPEADLSTAIVVRSQPIAEMKTEQIFTRMNHLQQLLDRFLACRPTGSARNNRVVIVALYPIAKESFKIYYDVTEIMGILIERFMELDIPDSIKVYDIFCRVSKQFEELDQFYSWCKNIGIARSSEYPEIEKITQKKLELMDEFIKDKSSLEQTKQSNSAEEEDEARTEEEQEDMNAIKALPAPPQKEEEEEKREEEAKEEVVTEKKKEEEVGDLLDLVDIHGDVVAAEAGDSLALALFDGPYASGSGSASGPGWEAFDDDSADWETALVQSATNLSAQKTELGGGFDMLLLNGMYQHGTVNAAVQTSTAYGASGSASSMAFGSAGRPAAATMLALPAPATANGSSNGPIPMDPFAASLVVAPPHYVQMNDMEKKQRMLMEEQMMWDQYSRGSRQGHTNLRPNQNQPSSYPYTPQY, encoded by the exons ATGGGATCGAGTAAGCTTAAACGAGCGATAGGAGCCGTGAAGGACCAAACCAGCGTGGGTCTAGCCAAAGTCAACGGTCGAAGCTCTTCTCTATCAGAACTTGACGTAGCCATCGTCAAAGCAACTCGTCACGAAGAGTATCCCGCGGAAGAGAAATACATAAGAGAGATTCTTAGCCTAACTTCTTACTCACGCAGTTACATCAACGCATGCGTCAACACGCTCTCTAGACGCCTTAACAAAACCAAATGCTGGACCGTCGCTCTCAAAACCTTGATCTTGATCCAACGCCTCTTAGCAGAAGGAGACAAAGCCTACGAGCAAGAGATCTTCTTCGCTACTCGCCGCGGGACAAGACTTCTCAACATGTCTGACTTTAGAGATGTTTCTAGGTCAAACTCGTGGGATTACTCTGCTTTTGTAAGGACTTACGCATTGTACCTAGACGAAAGGCTCGACTACAGGATGCAAACGAGACATGGGAAACGTGGAGTTTACTGCGTTGGAGGAGATGACGTGGAAGACAAGAAAGACGACCCCGAGGCTGATCTCTCCACGGCTATAGTGGTTAGGTCACAACCCATCGCCGAGATGAAAACAGAGCAGATTTTCACCAGAATGAACCATTTGCAGCAACTCCTCGACCGTTTCTTGGCTTGTCGTCCAACAG GGAGCGCGAGGAACAACAGAGTAGTGATTGTGGCACTGTATCCGATAGCGAAGGAGAGTTTTAAGATATATTACGATGTAACTGAGATAATGGGGATATTGATCGAACGGTTCATGGAGTTAGACATACCTGATTCGATCAAGGTCTATGACATTTTCTGTCGGGTCTCAAAACAGTTTGAAGAGCTAGATCAGTTCTATTCTTGGTGTAAGAACATAGGGATCGCTAGGTCTTCAGAGTATCCAGAGATAGAGAAGATCACGCAGAAGAAGCTTGAACTCATGGATGAGTTTATAAAAGACAAGTCCTCTTTAGAACAGACCAAGCAATCAAACTCTGCTGAAGAGGAGGATGAAGCGAGAACAGAGGAGGAGCAAGAAGATATGAATGCGATCAAGGCCTTACCTGCACCTCCAcaaaaggaagaggaagaagagaagcgtGAGGAAGAAGCAAAGGAAGAAGTGGTaacagagaaaaagaaagaagaggaagTTGGTGATCTGCTGGATCTTGTGGATATACACGGCGATGTAGTGGCTGCAGAAGCTGGAGATAGCTTAGCATTGGCTTTATTCGACGGCCCTTACGCGAGCGGTTCAGGTTCAGCCTCGGGTCCTGGATGGGAAGCGTTTGACGATGATTCAGCGGATTGGGAGACAGCTTTGGTGCAATCAGCTACAAACTTATCCGCACAAAAGACTGAGCTCGGAGGAGGCTTTGATATGTTGCTGCTTAACGGAATGTATCAGCACGGTACAGTGAACGCCGCTGTGCAAACCTCAACGGCTTATGGAGCCAGTGGGAGCGCAAGCAGTATGGCATTTGGTTCTGCTGGAAGACCAGCAG CAGCAACGATGCTGGCACTTCCGGCACCAGCAACGGCTAATGGAAGCAGCAATGGACCGATACCGATGGATCCATTTGCAGCGTCGTTGGTGGTTGCGCCACCACATTATGTGCAGATGAATGATatggagaagaaacagagaatgCTGATGGAAGAACAGATGATGTGGGACCAATACTCAAGAGGAAGTAGACAAGGGCACACGAATTTAAGGCCAAACCAAAACCAACCTTCTAGTTACCCTTACACACCTCAATACTGA
- the LOC108819231 gene encoding wee1-like protein kinase isoform X1 — protein sequence MEGTLERHSLLQLGQLSKLSFDNRPPPSNAADSSSELRNELGSVGADADYGEKEFILSQDFFCTPDYITPDNQNLMNGLEISEDYSPCPTSPVKLTTAKSKRCRQDSFTLKPSDSTWPSKYRLDEQENDDIGTDEIMADDTERTGYVSRTAVALRCRVMPPPCLKNPYLMNESDTATDPFGYQRSKCASFLPASMAGDGLSRYLTDFHEIQQIGAGNFSRVFKVLKRIDGCLYAVKYSTRKLYLGSERSKAMMEVQALAVLGFHENVVGYYNSWFENEQLYIQLELCDHSLSKKSSLRISEREILVIMHQIAKALQFVHERGIAHLDVKPENIYIKNGVCKLGDFGCATRLDKSLPVEEGDARYMPQEILNENYEHLDKVDIFSLGVTVYELIRGSPLTESRNKSLNIKEGKLPLLPGHSLQLQQLLKTMMDRDPSRRPSARELMEHPMFDRIRD from the exons ATGGAGGGGACATTAGAGCGACACTCTCTGCTTCAATTGGGTCAATTGTCGAAGCTTTCGTTCGATAATCGTCCGCCGCCGTCGAATGCTGCGGATTCGTCGTCGGAGCTCCGAAATGAGTTGGGTTCCGTTGGTGCAGACGCTGATTACGGAGAGAAGGAATTCATTCTCAGCCAAGACTTCTTCTg CACACCTGACTATATAACACCGGACAATCAGAATTTGATGAATGGTTTAGAAATTAGCGAG GATTATTCTCCTTGTCCTACTTCGCCTGTCAAACTAACTACAGCTAAAAGCAAAAGATGTCGGCAGG ACAGTTTCACATTGAAACCTTCAGATTCTACCTGGCCTTCAAAATATAGACTAGATGAACAAGAGAATGATGATATTGGCACAGACGAGATCATGGCGGATGATACTGAGAGGACTGGATACGTTTCACGGACTGCAGTTGCTCTTCGGTGTCGGGTTATGCCACCTCCTTGCCTCAAGAACCCATATCTTATGAATGAGTCTGATACAGCTACTGACCCTTTCGGATATCAGAGGTCTAAATGTGCTA GTTTTCTCCCTGCAAGCATGGCTGGGGATGGCTTGTCAAGATATCTCACAGACTTTCATGAAATTCAG CAAATAGGAGCTGGGAATTTCAGTCGTGTATTTAAAGTTCTGAAGAGAATTGATGGTTGCTTGTATGCTGTGAAATACAGCACAAGGAAGCTGTATCTAGGTTCAGAGAG GAGTAAAGCTATGATGGAAGTTCAAGCTCTTGCTGTTCTAG GATTCCATGAAAATGTAGTAGGATACTACAATTCGTGGTTTGAAAACGAGCAGTTATACATTCAACTGGAACTCTGTGATCACAGCTTGTCCAAGAAATCTTCTCTTAGGatctcagagagagagattttgGTGATTATGCATCAG ATAGCCAAGGCGTTACAGTTTGTGCATGAGAGAGGAATAGCTCATTTAGATGTAAAACCCGAGAATATATACATCAAGAACGGTGTCTGCAAGCTCGGTGACTTCGGTTGTGCAACGAGGTTGGACAAAAGCTTGCCAGTAGAAGAAGGGGATGCACGTTACATGCCACAAGAAATACTAAACGAAAACTACGAGCACCTTGataaagtggatatcttctctTTGGGTGTCACGGTTTACGAGCTGATTAGAGGATCACCACTTACAGAATCAAGAAACAAGTCCCTCAATATCAAAGAAGGCAAACTTCCTCTTCTTCCCGGCCATTCGTTACAGTTACAGCAACTGCTTAAG ACAATGATGGATCGTGACCCGAGCCGTCGTCCTTCTGCCAGAGAGTTAATGGAGCATCCCATGTTCGATAGGATTCGAGATTGA